A window of Syngnathus typhle isolate RoL2023-S1 ecotype Sweden linkage group LG9, RoL_Styp_1.0, whole genome shotgun sequence genomic DNA:
TAAACGCATCACTGAGCGAGTTATCATTGCGGTTTTTACAGTACTCACGTCACCACGATAGATGACTGAAATAGATACACGCCATCCTCAACAGGATGCAACTCCATGTTGGTCTAAGCACGTAAAGAGCATATCAATTCAAGAAGCTGGAATTTCAAAATTCCTCTCCTTGGTGTCCAATTCCTCGACTGCAACTGTTTGACTGTCTCAGCACGTTGAGACCACCAGGAATGCGGCGGCAAGTAGCATAAACAGGTGGCTCATCCGATTCCTATCAATGCATGGGTGGGAGGCGACTAAACGCTAAAACCACAGCTGAAGATGTTTTGCGATGCTGTGCCGAGATACAAACCTCAGGCGTGTGGTTTGGCGTGGGCGAGTTTCTGGAGTGGGTTTACTTTGCACTAGACTGGATTGCTTCAGATGTCTTTTTTCACAGAACAAGCAAATTGTGTGTACTCTATTTGGACTTTTTCCTCAAATGTGGATCACAGCACAAAATGAAAGTCAGTTCCCAATCTTTTATCGAGTGACAGCAGTCGATTTTGAGTGAAACTACATTCGGGTCCAGGAAACCGTGGTAACCGAGGTAACCAGAACCAACTTTTCTGCACTTCATAGTGAGTTGGTTGTTTACAAGTAGAAGATGACAACAACGGATCAGCCTGTCTGAAAACATTCAGGTGCTACTGAAGAATCATGTGACCTTAACTGATATCAACTAATAGGTGTGCCAAGGGTGTCATAGGTAAGAAGTTGCCAGTCGTCACAGCGACAGAACGGCCTAGCTCGAATTATGAACAGGCCCAATCTAACAACGCGGAAGAAATCAAGTTCACAAGTCTCGATTTACAACTCCTCAAAACGATGTCAACATCTGATCTTCTGAGCATCCTGTGTACAGTCTGAAGCCGTCCTGCCTCGGAGCCGCTCAACCCCTCCTCTTCCTTTCTGACGAAAAGAGCTGTCAGTTTCAGTCAAGTCAtctgaaaacaaaaagaagaggcAGACAAGATGCTGTTTGGCTGCCGGATAgccgagccgccgccgccgccgtcgctgtTTCTAATGCTGCCGATGTTGTTGCTGCTCCCGGCGGCTTGTCTGGCTCAGAGTGGATACGGAGACTCTGACCtgggtgagaccagcaatggttTGAATGATACAAGACACTTGTGCTTTTTCACGTTGTTTGACGTCACCCCTTGGTGTTGGAAAAATCTCTTTCTCTATATATTAAGGGTTAAGCTTAATTCCGTTACGATCATGTGAAAAATGTCTCCCGGGTGTTCCTGGCTACTTTAGCAAATATTTGGCTTGATTTAAATTTCCAGACTCCAGAATCAGCTGCACCTCCCACATCACAACAGTAGAAAGCAGTTTAACCTGCAAGCCAACCGGCAACGGGAGcgaggatgatgaagatgaggatgacGGCGTGGAATCGATGACCGTGTGGTAAATGTTTTGGAGAAAATGCAAGCCTGGCTTTCACTGACAAGACAATTTATGTTGACATTTTGGCAACTGCCAATCAACCTGATGATTTTTGaccaacatgttttttttttttaattcataagcattttttttcgaCTTTCAGTTTCACCGACCTGCAAGTGAACAAACTAAGATGTCTGACAGAGTCGGGAGGTTCGATCACCTCAACCGAACTGAATCCCCTGGCCGGTCTCAACTTGACCATCCGCCTGAAGGGGGGCGCCATCATCCGGAAGACAGTCCAACTGAAGAAAATTGGTAACAATTCATAAAATTAAGCTGGATGACGTGTAAAATATCATGTTCAATTTTAATCTAAAAATGTACTTGCACATTTCAGTGGGCAAACAACCTGAAATTCCGTACTGGGGAGAAAACCAAACAttattacaaaaataaagtaTTGATGCAGCCAGAACCCAgacctaaatattcttcaaTTTGACAATTGAAAAGAGATCACGTGTCCTTAAATTCATTTTTGACGCTTTTAAGATTTTCACTTGTGCCTCTTCATCTGTACTTTTAATCAAAGTTGACTTTTCAGAACCTGACCCGGTTGTCTATTGTGTCCTTGCAGTTAAACCTCGCAGTCCCGAGGTTTGGAACGTAACGTTGAAGCGCGACTCAAATCAGGCTGTGTTTCACATTCAGACTCCTTACCAGAAGGAGTACCTGAAAGTTCAAAATCAGCTTTTCCAGCTGGTCATTTGGAGTCCCGGCAAGAAAATGGTAATCATGGATTAACGTCCCCAAGCTTGCTGTGCGTTGATCAACGTCGTACTCCTTTCCTGCAGGTTCGAAATATTTCCGGATCAGATACAATGACCATCGACATGGAGCACCTGGGTAAAAACTTGAAATATCAGGTCAAAGTACGAGCAATACCCTACGTTTCTTTCAAGGGGAGTTGGAGCGAATGGAGCAACCCGTTGACCTTCTCCATTCCTGAAGGTGACAGAAGCTCCTCCTACTTTTGACCATTTCAATAAGCTGCAAAACAGTAACGGCTTTCCGTTGATCCTCAGTGCGGACACAAAATcacgagagagagaaagtgacGAGTAAGCTGGTTGTGTGTCTTCTCTCTTTGTTGGCGCTGATGTCCATCTTGGGGTtcttctggaaaaaaaagtagGACTCTCTGAATGGACCTGCTTACAAATAATTTCACAacttaaattttttttcttcccctcagaCTGTTTCCTTACATGTGGCCCAGCATTCCGCATCCGAAACCCACACTGGTGCCCAACTGCAGGCCCAATAAAGTGAGTTTTACCTCAGTCACAGTCTTTGTGAACATTTCTcgtcattgttttgtttgttttcaggttTCCCTTGTACTCACCATAAAACCAGAAGAGTTCAGTACACTTAAAATCTACCCAGTGGTGGAAACCAAAAGAATCCTGGACGCAATCCATTGTGCAACTAGTGATCTTACACTGGCCACTTATCCCGGCTCCAGGCAAAACTTTGATTGCAGCACCAGCACGGAAGAACTGGAGCTTTCCATCTCGCACAACAGCAGCTGCTCCGACGGAGACGACAGTCTCCAGAGCGCCAGTTTGCCGCTTGTGGCGAACGCACCACTCAGTCCAGGAGACTCGACGTCCGGTATGTTAGGAGCCCATCAAAAGGAGGAGGGTTATGTTACAATGTCCAGTTTCTACCAGGTCAAGTAggagggagaagaagaaggtgTATCAGTTCGTGCGGAGTCAAAAATGAAACCACTGACCGCCGTGTGTTTATACATCAACTTGCACAATCATGACACGGCACATTTCTAAACTGGACCATGTGACCATTTAGCGTCATGGCAGCCTGAGAAATGTCAATCTTCAATGCGTTTCTGATGGTTTTATACTCTACATGTGTGTTTTTTCTAACTTTAATTGTGACTTTGGAGATGACCAATGGGAGCCTTCGTAAGGGGAGCAAAGCTGCTATTTTCTGAAGTTATTTCAGCATGTTTCGCCATGCTTCATTATATCTGACGGTTTTGTTATTAGGGTTATTTGTTGTACAGGATGTGGACATATGAAACAGGATGTGTTGCTGCAGAAATCGTATTTGCTCAAAGCTGCAACGACCATGTTCTTGCGGCTAGAAACATgttcaattatatatatatctgcTGCTGCTAATGATGTTTATTGTGATAAATGTTACGGTAATAATtttcatttcctctttttttttagaaaattattttattctttgtcacacacacatgcacaccgtcACATACGGGAATCAAATTCATGGTGTCTGTACACACTCCACCAATTTCCATTTCTATCATTTAACAGACTGTGGATTTATGATGTCACTGACACACCTTTTTGCTTTGTGACATCACTAACCTCGCCTCCACAATTTTCAATTCGTCCCTGAAGTTTCTTTACAAACAATTATGCACGTATGGCTGGAGAACATCCACTGGTTTTCTCCCTTCAGCCGAGCAACATAAAAAGGCTTGTGGCTGGACTTTATCAATGCATGGAATGTATGCCTGTACCACTCCCAAAATGTTAATTtgtaaaaaacatttgaaggaTGATTGAGCAATCTGGGACAATACAATTCTGGATTAGCAAAACATCTTTAATTTTCCATGGGAGCGATACAAACTGTCTGACACTGTCCAAGTAAGTCTATTTTCGAAGTTATTTCCTTCAGTATGTAATATAATgtgaccttttctgaattgtttatTAGCTTTGCAGCTAACAGCCCAGTTGATTAAAATGGTGAGGCCTAGCCATCAGCTgactttttctgtgtcttcttggGGGGTGTTCAGCAAGCGTAGCAAATCTGAGCACATTCCCCACTTCAAGTGATGAGCTCCTCAAATTCTAACAGGAGACCTATTAGTCCCCCCTCCCATTTTAAAATGGTGAGTCCAACTTTTACCTGCTTTGGTGAGAATGCTGGTATTGCCCGGCTCTTTTTGATTGTTCAAATGCTAAATCATCCATCCACCTGCAACAAACCaaaaatgcaaaccaaaactgcTTATGTGTCATGTCATCATTTTAGAGGCCATTGCGCATGCAGTCAATTGTTAACCTGATTTCCTTTAACAAAGGTaactatatatttgcaaaataaCAGCCTGttcgaatatatatatatttttttacattaggGTTGTATATAGTGCTGTCATCTGTGAGAGGTGAGCAATGTTAGTTTTAAATAATGTAGCAAGAAGCATTCAGTTTTATAGATTTTAAATAGTGCAAATAAATGTTTGCATCAGGTGTCACACAACGGTGACTGTGACGCGTATTATgagcacaagaaaaaaaaactcattttaaAATTACAAGATCACTTCAAGTACAGAAGGAACTAAAATAAAACCGAAATGTAAGAGTCTTTAGATATTTTCTTGAGTCACAAAGAGTCATACTGAGGCAGAAGGATCAAAGTCTCAAACTGTGGCTTGCagacaaacataaaaaaaataaatctttattGTGTGGTCCGTGACCAGCGGAATTATGTATTTCTCCCTTTAAACAGGGAGGATAAACAGAGGGGCTCCCCTAACCCTGAAAGGCGATATTTTTATATTGTACTCACAAATCATCTGGATCACAAACAGCAATAAAATGTTGCTTACGAGTAAATAAGATTTATTTGAACAAACAAAGGTCCGACAATTTGGTTTACGGGGAAAAAGTAATAAGCACTTGTCACAACATCCTGTTCCTTTGCAACAGTGGTCAGCTACTGTTTAGCAATGTCACCATCTTGTTTCTAACGATTCCTTCCTTTACCATCCATCCTTGAGCCCCTTTTGCCTTTCCCATTGCTTCTTTGCTGATGGCCGCTATTATTAAAAGCTATGTCACCCATGTCTGTTATTGATGCCTTTTCATTACTCATTATGTTGGAGTGCTGGCGTTAGTGCTGACTGGCCAAAAAACGGCTGACACGACATACAGGAACAACTTTTTAACAACACGCACGTGTCACATATTCAAATGCAAATCACACTAAGGATTTATTGAATCCTGACTCCTGTGTGCCGAGTCATAATACGGCTTGATCCGGTCATTTGATTTGATggtttattaatatttttatatttaacaGCAATTTAACAAATAGATTTTGTAAAAACGATGCATTGGCTTGCTTCACTGCAGCAAATGAACGACACATGTCCATAGCAGGCTAATGAGATGTTAGATGGTAAACTGCTCTTGGTATCACTCAAtatttcaaatgtgtttttaatgttttattaaaaaaaatgctataaATTCTGTAAATAATATGCCAAGTGAGTGCCCCTGTAATCGAGGCGGGTTTTTTCATACGATGATTTAACACGTTCATAGTGTTACAGTGCTTTTGATGTAATTTTTCTCAAATAGTGTTTACTTAAGAGCGGAGTGTTATGGGTGTTATTAAAAACACCCACACAATTTTGCAAGATAAGCTGACGCGTGTAAATGGCACTCATCGGACTAACAAGCAAAGTGTACCTCAACATACACAAATTTTATAATCTGAGTAACCTCTTTGCCATCTCTCCCAAGGATAAAGACGCTTTCACCGCGgcttgtgtttttgttcacAAATTTATACGATTTTTATAGTGATGCTGAATTGGTCTCCTTGCAAGGATGTTCCcgtgaaacatttgttgtaaaAATGATCAAATCCCCTCTCCTACCCGAAACCATTATCCAAGTTTGTTAATGTTAGCCATTAAATAAGTTTCTTCACCTTGTACCAGCTAGGATCATTTAAAGGCTTGACGCAGAAGCATGAGACATTACAATCTAAACCAAAAATTAGCTAGCATAAGGTAACTGTGTTAGCTTTGGCTAAGCAGCATTTAAATGATTGCTTTGCGATGTAGTCGACCTTTcgtcttattttgtttttttgtttggccgAACCAATGTTGACTTCATGGTCCAAAATCTTGTTAGCAGCAGAAACTGAAAGCTAAATTCATAAAGAGACTGCGACGATATTGTGTTGCACACAAATTGCGGCGTAATAAATTTGTTTCGGAACAAACGTCGTCAACGCAACGCCGCCCCGTCTCCTTGACTGATTGCGCCGAACAAGCTCGGCCTTCCATTCATCACGCGTCTTTATGGCCTCTTTGGGGAGGGCATAGATGTCTCGTAGCCTCGCTCTGTTTGTTTGTGGCGTCAAAGAATGTATGTGAGTGTCCGGATAGGCTCGGTCAGGCAATTAAGCAGCTGTGCTAATGATTTCGGTGGTTTACAACGCCATACGAGCCTTTACGGCTTTTGTTGTCACCCTAATTTAGTGCTTTGGGCTATAATGTGCTGAGTGGTTTTGTTTGGCCCATTGAGCTTGCCTTTCCTCATAAACACCTACCTTCACGCACAAAATGCAAATGATGCTCTCTCGCTTTTccatacgcacacacgcatcaCTGCTCTTTTAtggcgtgtgtgtttttttatgacGGGTGTCTAGTGATTCACCTCGGGAGCAATCACAAGCTGTAGATCTGGATGATCATCAAGTGTGGTGTGCAAGAAGGCTGTGGAGGCTCTCCATTGTGTACTGAGATATCCTCCATGAATATAGAGAAGCTATACATCTATCAtctctccatccctccatctatacacaacgcacacacagaaacacagtCGCTATCTCTAACTTTCGCCAAGCTCTACTTCAGTCATGTTCGGCCTATTAAGCACAatagaaaaaatacaaatggaaAACTTTGTTATTGTGTGAGGTGACAATGCATAATTAGCAAATGAATCAAGAATACAATCCCGGATATATTGGATTATATAAAGTGATAAAGAGTATTAAAGGAATAAGTCACCTCACAGATGCATGCAAGTAGTTGGCCTTTTGCAGCACCAGATGCTACCCCAAGTAAACCATTACAGAAGCATTAGCACCTCAATAAACAAACCCTTGAGTTAGCTGACAAGCTCGTCGGCGTGTTGCGTTGAACCCTGCTTGATGGCTGCGGTTCTTATTGTCAAATTAACTTAAACGTGACGTCAAAtcacgcgcgcgtgtgtgcgttgtTTGCTTGCCTGCGCATATGTGTGTGAGCGTGCATATAcccaactccctgacctgtgtgtgtatgtgttgcaCAGGGTCTTAATTAATCTTTGTCATTAATAATTTAATCATGGCTTTTTGTTTAATAAACAGTCTGGCAGTGATGTATTGCGGCTGGGTCAAGTAATTTGATTGGTGGCGGAAAGAAGCTGGCTATGcatatctctctctctttctctctcgttctctcacTCACTTTCTTGCCCCAGCATAGAAACGATAGCACTCAGGGGCCCCGCCAAGTGTGCACGCGCAACAGGGAGAGGGCAATTACGCTAAGATGCCATAATGATCGGTGATGTATGGTGGAGAGTGGCGGTTCTTTCACGGCGCATTTCAACTAATGGAATAAATAGTATGAGTGGAGAGGCaagaaaatccaaaatattttattaagtACATTTCCATCACAGTCTCAACATTTTACAATTATTCCGAGACTCCAAATGGAGCTGGATGTGAGTTTCTGCTCCTTCGGAGCACATTTATTAATGAACCTGGGCCCTGAGCCAAATACTTTAGCCAATAATTCATCTTGTCAACACTAGGTGGCACTCTTGAACAGTCAGCCTCAAACAGCCTCTTGTCCTCACAACTTTTCTCCGGCGTGTCACACATTCTAAGAGAGTCATCTTTTAGCATGTCAAAGGCAATACGCCATTGGGATGCAGGCTGTAGGGTGTAGCATAATATAGAAAAGCTTCGTCTTTCGCAGcttcacaattttatttttcatttaaaacagAGCAGAGGCCGAGTGCCTCCTCTTTCCTCTCACTGTCTGGTCTATTGCAGTTCAAGGCGAGGGTAGTAATAATGTGGCAAGGGATACACTTTACTGGCCAACGTTGCCCGGTAGTGGTTACACTAACACTATGACCCCTCTAAATTACTTTTTTCTTGGAGGTACTTTTGTTTGTTGAAGCTGCGATTGTAATGAAAGAACTTGGTTACTTTGTGATTAAATGGCCGTGTGACGACAACAGGTACTTTTCGGAAAGTCAATTTTCTGTAAAGTGTCCTCTTTTAAAGATAACGAAGGGCCGTTGTGGTCTTCCTCGTTTAACGTTATTGCGGACTTAGTGTCAGAGCGAGGTGGGTAGATTTGTAAAACATTTGTAGCCAAGTAAGAGTATGTTACTTTATGGCAATGTGATTAAAGTGAAAGGAAAAAGTAGTCCTCCAATTATTTCTCTCTGTACTCAGTCAAAAAGATACTCGAGTACTGAGAAATCAGTAagatcacttaaaaaaaaacataaagacacaataaataaaatagccttcttttttttaccaattgtttatcaACTGTATATAATTTGATGACATTGAACTTTGAAAGTAATAatattttgaccaatcatgctCAGCCTTTCTCGGAAGTCCCAAGACTATGTTTCTGCCAAGGTCACAAAGTCCGTATTAAATAAAGCAGTTACGCTATAATAGAGTAAAGCAGACGTCCCGCTCGGTACTGTTCTGCCCTGATGTTGACTTGATGTATTGTTTCTACAACAGTTCACTTGAAAGATTAGAATGGGCCTTTTTTCGTAATTATCTCATTCATCATCCATAACAATGATAAAACAAAAGCAAGCACTATTCCTTATT
This region includes:
- the il7r gene encoding interleukin-7 receptor subunit alpha, which codes for MLFGCRIAEPPPPPSLFLMLPMLLLLPAACLAQSGYGDSDLDSRISCTSHITTVESSLTCKPTGNGSEDDEDEDDGVESMTVCFTDLQVNKLRCLTESGGSITSTELNPLAGLNLTIRLKGGAIIRKTVQLKKIVKPRSPEVWNVTLKRDSNQAVFHIQTPYQKEYLKVQNQLFQLVIWSPGKKMVRNISGSDTMTIDMEHLGKNLKYQVKVRAIPYVSFKGSWSEWSNPLTFSIPEVRTQNHEREKVTSKLVVCLLSLLALMSILGFFWKKKLFPYMWPSIPHPKPTLVPNCRPNKVSLVLTIKPEEFSTLKIYPVVETKRILDAIHCATSDLTLATYPGSRQNFDCSTSTEELELSISHNSSCSDGDDSLQSASLPLVANAPLSPGDSTSGMLGAHQKEEGYVTMSSFYQVK